The following are encoded in a window of Candidatus Anstonellales archaeon genomic DNA:
- a CDS encoding oligosaccharide flippase family protein, with amino-acid sequence MKLLQYKKLKFFFDSGITFAGVVILTFFAYLYHFLMVRFLSPRDYGELSVLIGTFAIITFPATSIQSLLSTEVSRLHLKREEEKMTYFIFKHLGLFAFICSIPFFLSLIFIFLFKDAAVPYVLMLLGTIIIYLIAIPSAYFQGTENIVIASFIQGFIAFIRFIVSGIMVILGLGLFGAILAFPLSSLFVLSLLLIPFIGKKRIEKYSINFNYRIGYVFVTGMLFTIFMYLDLFATKLFIGAEAAGIYNAAAITARILYFLSSGLVLVFMPTSSKLSKKEPPGKRHLILLGKSAFMLLLPLLFFLAVPSQILSFFYTPQFSSPLVFSILSIGAFFFSLFFLSINIFWSYGDEKTPFLLSLLGVFLHFLILCFLGFYYPSIENFSLATLLSSITLFSLSFLFLFGYPKSLLGYHTSEF; translated from the coding sequence GTGAAATTACTACAATATAAAAAACTAAAATTCTTTTTTGATAGTGGGATTACATTTGCTGGGGTAGTAATCCTAACTTTCTTTGCTTATCTATATCATTTTCTTATGGTTAGATTCTTATCTCCAAGAGATTACGGCGAACTCTCAGTTTTAATCGGAACATTCGCTATAATTACATTTCCAGCAACAAGCATACAATCTCTCCTTTCCACTGAAGTCTCCCGTCTTCATTTAAAAAGAGAAGAAGAAAAAATGACGTATTTTATTTTTAAGCATCTTGGACTTTTTGCGTTTATATGTTCAATACCTTTTTTTCTTTCTCTCATTTTTATTTTTCTATTTAAGGATGCAGCAGTTCCTTATGTTCTAATGCTCCTTGGCACTATTATTATCTATCTCATAGCAATTCCCAGTGCTTACTTTCAAGGAACAGAAAACATAGTCATAGCCTCATTTATTCAAGGCTTTATAGCTTTTATAAGATTCATAGTATCTGGAATAATGGTAATTCTCGGGTTAGGCTTATTCGGAGCGATTCTTGCCTTTCCGCTGTCCTCATTATTTGTCCTCTCACTTCTGCTTATACCATTCATTGGCAAAAAAAGAATCGAGAAGTATAGCATAAACTTTAATTATCGCATAGGTTATGTATTTGTAACGGGCATGCTTTTTACTATCTTTATGTATCTTGATTTGTTTGCTACAAAACTTTTTATTGGTGCCGAAGCGGCAGGAATATACAACGCAGCTGCGATAACTGCAAGAATATTATACTTTCTTTCTAGCGGGCTTGTACTAGTTTTCATGCCAACAAGCTCAAAATTATCAAAAAAGGAACCCCCCGGAAAAAGACATCTCATCCTACTTGGAAAGTCTGCTTTCATGTTGTTGTTGCCACTCCTATTCTTTCTTGCCGTTCCTTCTCAGATACTTTCTTTTTTCTACACACCGCAGTTTTCATCTCCTCTTGTCTTTTCCATCCTTTCTATAGGCGCCTTTTTCTTTTCACTATTCTTTCTTTCTATAAACATATTCTGGTCATATGGAGATGAAAAAACGCCCTTCCTTCTATCCCTCCTCGGAGTATTCTTACACTTTCTTATCCTATGTTTTTTGGGGTTTTATTATCCTTCTATTGAGAACTTTTCGCTTGCAACGTTGTTGTCCAGCATAACACTATTCTCTCTTTCTTTTCTCTTTCTCTTTGGATATCCAAAAAGCCTTTTGGGTTATCACACATCAGAATTTTAA
- a CDS encoding NAD(P)/FAD-dependent oxidoreductase has translation MAKLDVVGGGPAGLFCAISAAMSGHDVVVYEEHRQIGNPVNCTGLVSKTGLDELSEFIDYRKCVLSQISGARIFAGKEEIAIKCKSTAAYVIDRAHFDVLCAERAEKEGVKIIYGKRVSKSDIASKREIVGADGPNSFVADYFRFPRIRRFVNTYQQEVDFAPEKDRVYVYLSQKDFPGFFGWVVPACDGYSRIGVGVGLPNNSKKFFDRFISKLGVKDMKRRNTSSALIPLEVRKKTSGTFEGRNVMLVGDAAGQVKASTGGGIVFGCLCGKIAGRCVEKPKLYEAEWRKRYEADLAIHNIVRCFLNNIGDGALEMGFRIVKGLKTDRFLEKHGHMDMPTKMIEKEKLIDYIKMIAFG, from the coding sequence ATGGCAAAACTGGACGTCGTGGGGGGAGGGCCTGCAGGGCTTTTTTGCGCAATTTCGGCAGCGATGAGTGGACATGATGTAGTAGTTTATGAAGAGCATAGACAAATAGGAAATCCCGTTAATTGCACCGGTCTTGTTTCAAAGACAGGTTTGGACGAGCTTTCAGAGTTTATAGATTACAGAAAGTGTGTTCTCTCTCAGATAAGCGGGGCTCGCATCTTTGCAGGAAAAGAAGAGATTGCAATAAAGTGTAAAAGTACAGCAGCATATGTAATTGACAGAGCGCATTTTGATGTTTTATGTGCCGAAAGGGCAGAGAAAGAGGGAGTAAAAATTATCTACGGAAAAAGAGTCTCTAAAAGTGATATTGCATCAAAAAGAGAGATTGTGGGAGCTGATGGGCCGAATTCATTTGTGGCAGATTATTTTCGTTTTCCGAGAATAAGGCGTTTTGTGAACACTTATCAGCAAGAGGTTGATTTCGCACCCGAAAAAGACAGAGTATATGTGTACTTATCTCAAAAGGACTTTCCAGGATTTTTTGGTTGGGTCGTGCCAGCATGTGACGGCTATTCAAGAATAGGGGTTGGAGTTGGTCTTCCAAATAACAGCAAGAAATTTTTTGATAGATTCATAAGCAAACTTGGGGTTAAGGACATGAAGAGGAGGAATACGTCGTCAGCGCTCATTCCTCTTGAGGTTAGGAAAAAAACTTCAGGTACATTTGAAGGCAGAAACGTGATGCTAGTTGGAGATGCTGCTGGCCAAGTAAAGGCAAGTACTGGAGGGGGGATTGTTTTTGGTTGCCTGTGTGGAAAAATAGCTGGAAGATGTGTGGAGAAGCCTAAATTATATGAGGCTGAATGGCGAAAAAGATATGAAGCTGACCTCGCTATCCACAATATTGTGCGTTGCTTTCTCAACAATATTGGGGATGGTGCACTTGAAATGGGCTTCAGAATTGTAAAGGGATTAAAAACAGACCGCTTTTTGGAAAAGCATGGGCATATGGATATGCCAACCAAAATGATTGAAAAAGAAAAGCTAATTGATTATATCAAGATGATTGCTTTCGGTTGA
- a CDS encoding DUF192 domain-containing protein, translating to MVKIKKGRQTIAKNAEVAASSISKVLGLMFRKKAAPILFEFEEDKRWAIHSLFVFFSFDAVFLDANYVVVDVFQSVKPFTLYIRPRRKCRFLLEMPAGFARKFKIKCGEKISVV from the coding sequence ATGGTTAAAATAAAGAAGGGAAGACAGACAATAGCAAAGAACGCTGAAGTCGCTGCAAGTTCCATTAGTAAAGTGTTAGGATTGATGTTCAGAAAAAAAGCAGCCCCTATCCTGTTTGAGTTTGAAGAAGATAAGCGTTGGGCTATACATTCGCTTTTTGTATTTTTTTCATTTGACGCAGTATTTCTAGATGCTAATTACGTTGTGGTGGATGTTTTTCAGTCGGTCAAGCCATTTACTCTTTATATAAGACCTCGGAGAAAGTGTCGATTTCTGCTTGAAATGCCTGCGGGTTTTGCAAGAAAATTTAAAATAAAATGTGGAGAGAAAATATCGGTAGTTTAG
- a CDS encoding glycosyltransferase family 39 protein — MLQRESARSVILILLFSLLIRLALFLIVPITGDAVFHYNFTKFIASNLYIPSFEIEVGAGALPYFHPPLHHLLGVPLYWIDPKLPFLAPLVYGVIGLFFGYRLLTLLFGKEIAFYSLISAAILPPLLYYSAINYTDSLMFLTITGALYFYFKYSKEHLKRHFIYSIIFSAFSLLTHYHGIAVPLGIAFHSIFSRKNKTDAILSLVVPLLLSSPWYVRNYLLYGNPVFPVFDLGFYPGAQYDVPTFFDSTTRLISPIFWLNMLLEFMIGAPNSGDSYSYISQNQSVSPLLPAPFVPAALVFWLLAWGYVLLIMLYGLHSLLSKEKHLATLFIFLFLLSLFFSIQTPYPRMFFSTFPFLIAGAGFGINHLLVRFKIKALISLVIAGLLIVAVPFAYAVTYKKLFEKHLEYYSLIKEKIPKDSIILSTSPERIIFYSGILSNYFGNVKGRIPADILYSKNYPALKEYNITHICETTLLHLSPVEKEFFDSIEQEPLFIYKSNGYFGKCWKI, encoded by the coding sequence ATGCTTCAGAGAGAAAGTGCAAGAAGTGTGATTTTAATACTGCTCTTTTCATTACTTATCCGACTTGCTCTCTTTCTCATTGTTCCTATAACTGGCGACGCTGTCTTTCACTATAATTTTACCAAATTCATTGCTTCAAATCTTTATATCCCTTCATTTGAGATTGAAGTCGGAGCAGGTGCACTCCCTTATTTCCATCCGCCTCTACACCACTTGCTCGGTGTTCCGCTTTACTGGATAGACCCTAAACTACCATTTCTTGCACCCCTCGTCTATGGGGTAATCGGCCTATTCTTTGGCTATAGGTTACTAACATTACTTTTTGGCAAGGAGATTGCGTTCTACTCGCTTATTTCTGCTGCTATCCTCCCACCGCTTCTCTATTACTCAGCCATAAATTATACTGATTCGCTTATGTTTTTGACGATAACAGGAGCTCTTTATTTTTACTTCAAATATTCTAAAGAACACCTAAAAAGACACTTCATCTATTCAATAATATTCTCAGCTTTCTCACTCTTAACCCATTATCATGGCATCGCAGTACCATTAGGTATTGCCTTTCACTCTATTTTTTCAAGGAAAAACAAAACAGACGCAATTCTATCCCTAGTCGTCCCTCTTCTCCTCTCTTCCCCATGGTATGTCCGCAACTATCTTCTCTATGGTAACCCAGTTTTCCCAGTATTTGATTTAGGTTTTTATCCAGGAGCACAATATGATGTTCCAACTTTTTTTGACTCCACAACGCGCCTTATTTCTCCTATCTTTTGGTTAAACATGCTTCTTGAATTTATGATTGGTGCTCCTAATTCTGGAGATTCTTATTCTTATATCTCACAAAACCAATCAGTATCTCCCCTTTTGCCCGCCCCCTTTGTTCCGGCTGCACTTGTTTTTTGGTTACTAGCTTGGGGGTACGTCCTATTAATAATGCTTTATGGCCTCCATTCTCTTCTTTCAAAAGAAAAACATCTAGCAACATTATTTATCTTTCTTTTTTTACTTTCTCTATTTTTTTCTATTCAGACCCCATATCCTCGAATGTTTTTTTCTACTTTTCCATTTCTAATCGCTGGAGCAGGATTCGGAATAAATCATCTTTTGGTCCGCTTTAAGATAAAAGCATTAATCAGTCTTGTAATTGCAGGGCTTTTAATTGTCGCCGTTCCATTTGCCTATGCGGTTACTTACAAGAAACTTTTTGAAAAACACCTCGAGTATTATTCCCTTATCAAAGAAAAAATCCCAAAAGATTCAATTATCCTTTCGACCTCTCCAGAAAGAATAATCTTCTATTCTGGAATACTCTCAAACTATTTTGGTAATGTAAAAGGGCGAATCCCAGCTGACATTCTCTACTCCAAAAACTATCCTGCACTAAAAGAGTACAACATAACTCACATATGCGAGACTACTCTTCTTCACCTAAGTCCAGTTGAAAAGGAATTTTTTGATAGCATAGAACAAGAGCCACTCTTCATATACAAGAGCAATGGATACTTCGGCAAATGCTGGAAAATCTAG
- a CDS encoding glycosyltransferase family 2 protein, producing MKKKEISIIIPACNEESNLPVLVERIDETFKKNNIKGEVIIVDDGSTDNTWRTLEALKKRYSYLYPLKHPHKLGITAALNTATSASKNDILIFLPADLQSDPREDVPKLLSKMNEGNYDIVVGRRDAWNRPLTKIIESKIYSLILRFLFRVPINDFNWVRVFKRETAKHLHLRKDWHRYFVVIASKMGFKVGEVGVNEYPRISGKSKFNFLRVITGFLDLLVIWFYLHFTKKPMLFFGTIGILSFAIGSVLGLLLIYLYLIGSQEVTTRPILFLLTILILGGIQSFIFGFLAELHATTQDEIHSLFEQLRKKG from the coding sequence ATGAAGAAAAAAGAAATTTCAATAATAATTCCTGCATGCAATGAAGAGTCAAATCTTCCTGTCTTGGTTGAACGCATCGATGAGACATTTAAGAAAAACAACATAAAAGGAGAAGTTATAATAGTCGATGATGGAAGCACCGACAACACATGGCGCACTCTAGAAGCTCTCAAAAAGCGCTATTCGTATCTCTATCCACTTAAGCACCCCCACAAGTTAGGTATAACCGCTGCTCTAAATACTGCAACTTCTGCTTCAAAAAACGATATTTTAATTTTCTTACCCGCAGATCTACAATCAGATCCACGGGAGGATGTACCCAAACTTCTTTCAAAAATGAATGAGGGTAATTATGACATAGTTGTTGGAAGACGAGACGCCTGGAATCGCCCTCTTACAAAGATTATAGAATCAAAAATCTACAGCTTAATCCTTCGCTTCTTATTTCGTGTCCCCATCAATGACTTTAATTGGGTTCGCGTCTTTAAGCGAGAAACAGCCAAACACCTTCACCTAAGAAAAGACTGGCACAGGTATTTTGTTGTGATTGCTTCAAAAATGGGTTTTAAAGTGGGTGAAGTAGGCGTGAACGAATATCCGCGAATCTCTGGAAAATCAAAATTTAATTTTTTGAGAGTTATCACCGGCTTCTTAGATCTTCTTGTAATATGGTTCTACTTACACTTTACCAAGAAACCAATGTTATTTTTCGGAACAATAGGCATTCTCAGTTTTGCAATAGGTTCTGTTCTTGGCCTTCTACTAATCTATCTCTATCTAATTGGAAGCCAAGAAGTTACAACGCGACCTATCCTATTCCTACTAACAATACTCATACTTGGCGGTATCCAGTCCTTCATTTTTGGTTTTCTTGCAGAATTGCATGCAACTACCCAAGACGAGATACACTCACTCTTTGAGCAACTTCGAAAAAAGGGCTGA
- a CDS encoding Gfo/Idh/MocA family oxidoreductase gives MEVLVVGAGEWGRNHIRNYLKLPSINVTVCEPNSRNAEIAKKMFGVEIISDYTKTSPDAVSICTPASTHSQIAAYFLLKGIPTLVEKPLSLKWIEAQKLVDIAKKQHAVLMVGHTFRFDGGITWLAKKVKENYFGKVAFVSLSRMGFKNPREDCGVIFNYAVHDFDIMCNLFSSRFPDEVSTIMTHPLGRQNFEDFAIVSAVFGESFAYSQVSWLTPIKMREIIVVGEKRSAVLDPLKFEVEVFEQGIYPEYDSFGKYRLIKHEGKKLTFKVDAKEPLRLELEHFLECAKTNSEPITNGQLGADIVKICEAAIEAGKRKKSIFFDKNGDWR, from the coding sequence ATGGAAGTCCTTGTGGTTGGAGCCGGAGAGTGGGGGAGAAATCATATAAGAAACTACCTCAAACTTCCGTCGATTAATGTCACTGTGTGCGAACCAAATTCCCGCAATGCAGAAATTGCAAAGAAAATGTTTGGAGTTGAGATAATTTCAGATTACACTAAAACCTCGCCTGACGCAGTTTCTATCTGCACTCCAGCTTCCACACATTCACAGATAGCTGCTTACTTTCTTTTAAAAGGCATCCCTACTCTAGTTGAAAAGCCGCTTTCTCTGAAATGGATCGAGGCTCAGAAGCTTGTTGATATTGCAAAAAAACAACACGCTGTTCTGATGGTCGGTCACACTTTTCGTTTTGATGGGGGAATAACTTGGTTAGCAAAGAAGGTCAAAGAGAATTATTTCGGGAAAGTCGCCTTTGTTTCTCTCTCAAGAATGGGTTTCAAAAACCCTCGCGAAGATTGCGGTGTGATATTTAATTATGCAGTCCATGATTTTGATATAATGTGTAATCTATTCTCATCCAGGTTTCCAGATGAGGTTTCAACCATTATGACCCATCCGCTCGGAAGGCAAAACTTTGAAGATTTTGCAATAGTTTCTGCCGTTTTTGGAGAATCTTTTGCTTATTCACAAGTTAGCTGGCTGACTCCTATTAAGATGCGGGAAATTATTGTAGTGGGTGAGAAAAGAAGCGCAGTTCTGGATCCCTTAAAATTTGAAGTTGAGGTTTTCGAACAAGGAATCTACCCCGAATACGACAGCTTCGGAAAATATAGATTAATAAAACATGAAGGAAAAAAATTAACTTTTAAAGTAGATGCAAAAGAACCTCTAAGGTTAGAGCTTGAACATTTTCTTGAGTGTGCTAAAACAAACTCTGAGCCAATAACAAACGGTCAACTTGGAGCGGATATAGTGAAAATATGTGAAGCTGCGATTGAAGCCGGAAAGAGAAAAAAATCAATCTTCTTTGATAAAAATGGAGATTGGAGATGA
- a CDS encoding ATPase, T2SS/T4P/T4SS family, with amino-acid sequence MGEQKTTDIGWRILPVKAEYQIPLPPLSNEEREFAKEIITKFSEYSREHETIEKEEIERAIGEIIEQNCRENQIELGEDQYRDILEACLSHISGFCGLECPISDSDVEEVSVIGLGKPVYIYLRNSGWKRTNLVFSDEELLIEVINKMGREMGRRVTYQKPKLNAILPGGSRIHASIPPLSQGELTIRKFSSSPFAPWELALNGTLTFEALSFLWCAMQFDLRMLVCGNTASGKTTTLNALFSFVPKNERVVAFEDTPEIRVLQPHFVRMIANEELGIGIKEMVWDSLRMRPDRVIVGEVRTREEVSGLVETMLSGQAKGSYATMHAQSSQEAIQRMKNLGVSDMDCRSLDLTICQRRISFYDAKTKRVGEKRRITEIAEVKKEGEIGVKMLFQYDEKKDCLIPQYLNSTTFNRIASFLGISKNEVLSEISRREEFIRKLARRKPTYEESFALIQKFTYGDD; translated from the coding sequence GTGGGAGAACAAAAAACAACAGACATTGGCTGGCGGATATTACCCGTAAAGGCAGAGTATCAAATTCCCTTACCTCCACTTTCTAATGAGGAAAGAGAGTTTGCAAAAGAGATAATCACAAAATTTTCGGAATATTCACGAGAACACGAAACGATTGAGAAAGAGGAGATTGAGAGGGCTATTGGAGAGATTATAGAACAAAATTGCCGCGAGAATCAGATAGAGCTTGGAGAAGACCAGTATAGGGATATTCTGGAGGCATGCCTTTCTCATATAAGCGGATTTTGCGGGCTCGAATGTCCTATATCTGACAGTGATGTTGAGGAGGTATCAGTTATTGGTCTTGGAAAGCCTGTTTATATCTATCTTAGAAATTCGGGGTGGAAAAGAACGAATCTAGTTTTCAGCGACGAGGAATTGTTGATTGAAGTCATAAATAAGATGGGTCGTGAAATGGGAAGAAGAGTAACGTACCAAAAACCAAAATTAAACGCTATTCTTCCAGGAGGCTCGAGAATTCATGCAAGCATCCCGCCCCTTTCTCAAGGGGAGCTTACAATACGAAAGTTTTCGAGCTCACCGTTTGCTCCCTGGGAGCTTGCGCTCAATGGAACACTGACTTTTGAAGCGTTATCATTTCTCTGGTGTGCAATGCAGTTTGACTTGAGAATGCTTGTGTGCGGCAATACCGCCAGCGGAAAAACTACTACTCTAAATGCGCTTTTTTCATTTGTACCAAAAAATGAAAGAGTTGTTGCATTTGAGGATACTCCTGAGATTAGGGTATTACAACCTCATTTTGTAAGAATGATTGCAAACGAGGAACTTGGAATCGGAATAAAGGAGATGGTTTGGGACAGCTTGCGCATGAGACCAGATAGGGTTATTGTTGGAGAAGTAAGAACCCGTGAGGAAGTGAGCGGACTAGTTGAGACAATGCTTTCCGGACAAGCAAAAGGGAGTTATGCGACTATGCACGCCCAAAGTTCCCAGGAAGCCATCCAGAGGATGAAGAATTTGGGTGTCTCGGATATGGACTGTAGATCCCTTGACCTTACTATATGCCAGAGGAGAATTTCTTTTTATGATGCAAAAACAAAGAGGGTCGGTGAAAAAAGAAGGATAACTGAGATTGCAGAAGTAAAAAAAGAGGGGGAGATTGGGGTTAAGATGTTATTTCAATATGATGAAAAGAAGGATTGTTTAATTCCACAGTATCTAAATTCTACTACATTTAACAGGATAGCGTCATTTTTAGGAATAAGTAAGAACGAAGTTTTGTCTGAGATTAGTAGAAGAGAGGAATTTATCAGAAAACTTGCAAGAAGAAAACCAACTTATGAAGAAAGCTTCGCACTAATTCAAAAATTCACTTATGGGGATGACTAA
- the uppS gene encoding polyprenyl diphosphate synthase: protein MKPYHVAIIPDGNRRWARKNGLPTLEGHKKGIENMKKTLEWCRELGVKMVSLWGFSTENITRSKEEVNYLFRLFEEKLKEGEKEKDYSKYKIRVRFYGRREIFPQSIQKKMAEIEQRTSKNKKYFLNLFFGYGGRQEIVDAVNKAVELGIRVNEKSFQKLLYTNDLPDPDLIIRTSGEIRTSGFMPYQSAYSEFYFSKKLWPEFDKREFKKALLEYSKRKRRFGK from the coding sequence ATGAAACCATACCACGTTGCAATAATTCCTGACGGAAACCGCAGGTGGGCAAGAAAAAATGGTCTGCCAACGCTTGAAGGTCACAAAAAGGGAATAGAAAATATGAAAAAAACCCTCGAGTGGTGCAGGGAATTGGGAGTTAAGATGGTCTCTCTTTGGGGATTCTCAACTGAAAACATTACAAGAAGCAAAGAGGAGGTGAATTATCTCTTTAGGTTATTCGAAGAAAAGCTCAAAGAAGGGGAAAAGGAGAAAGACTATTCAAAATACAAAATAAGGGTAAGATTCTATGGAAGAAGGGAGATTTTTCCGCAGAGTATTCAAAAGAAGATGGCTGAGATAGAGCAGAGGACTTCAAAAAACAAAAAATATTTCCTGAATCTATTTTTTGGGTATGGGGGCAGACAAGAGATTGTGGATGCGGTTAATAAGGCGGTTGAATTGGGGATCCGAGTAAATGAAAAAAGCTTTCAGAAGCTTCTTTATACAAATGACTTACCTGACCCCGATTTAATTATAAGAACTTCTGGAGAGATAAGAACTTCTGGATTTATGCCATATCAATCAGCATACTCGGAATTTTATTTTTCAAAAAAATTATGGCCGGAATTTGATAAACGAGAGTTTAAGAAGGCACTCCTAGAGTATTCGAAAAGAAAGAGGAGATTTGGAAAATAA
- a CDS encoding aminotransferase class I/II-fold pyridoxal phosphate-dependent enzyme has protein sequence MISKEKLPKNVKVGSEGFIDNNVVLGVMPANTKDTLTLEIGKNCYIRSGTVIYAGTKIGDNFQTGHGATIRERCLIGNNVSIGTNAVVERDTIIKDNVRIHSGAFIPEYAFLDEGAWIGPNVVLTNAPYPTSPYAKSHMMGPKIGKYAKVGANSTILPYVFVGENSIVGAGSVVVSDVPRNSVVVGNPARKIKTVHDLKIPGGLHAYPELLSANISSPPKLQIPRSYPFIDGEERRAVLEVLASRQFVKGQKVRLLEEEFAKYCGVKYAIGVNSGTSALLISLMAIGIKGKEVITPSNSFLASANAIELAGGKAVFVEPDPKTFTIDVEKIREKITDKTAAIMPVHLYGQPADMDKINSLAKEYSLTVIEDACQAHGALYKRKKTGSLGEVGCFSFYPTKNMMCAGDGGIITTNNEDIAKCAIMLRDAGREGNNPDNCSIFGFNMRLGEIQAVVALAQLKRLDSWNEKRRTFAKIYTEELSSLVDTPYEADYAYHIYHLYTIKTKKRDKLKNFLKERGIETSVSYSIPLPLTDAYAKKYGYRKGDFQVTEKLCSEILSLPMFPQLSEEEVRLVCSSIKDFFRDEV, from the coding sequence ATGATTTCAAAAGAAAAGCTTCCAAAAAACGTGAAAGTTGGAAGCGAAGGGTTTATAGATAATAATGTAGTTCTGGGAGTCATGCCTGCAAATACAAAAGATACACTAACTCTTGAGATAGGTAAAAACTGCTACATACGCTCAGGCACAGTTATATATGCTGGCACAAAAATCGGCGACAACTTTCAGACAGGCCACGGTGCAACGATTCGTGAACGTTGTCTTATTGGGAATAACGTAAGTATAGGGACAAACGCCGTCGTTGAACGGGATACTATCATAAAAGATAATGTGAGGATACATTCAGGCGCGTTCATACCCGAGTATGCTTTTTTAGATGAGGGTGCTTGGATAGGTCCTAACGTCGTACTTACAAATGCTCCATATCCTACTTCACCTTATGCAAAAAGCCACATGATGGGACCAAAAATTGGGAAATATGCAAAAGTTGGTGCAAACTCTACAATCCTTCCGTACGTTTTTGTAGGTGAGAATTCAATAGTTGGAGCCGGTTCAGTGGTAGTCTCAGACGTACCTCGAAATTCGGTCGTAGTTGGAAACCCTGCCCGAAAAATAAAAACAGTTCACGATTTAAAAATACCAGGAGGTCTTCATGCTTATCCTGAACTACTATCAGCCAATATCTCCTCACCTCCAAAGTTACAGATACCTCGTTCGTATCCATTTATAGATGGAGAAGAGCGCAGAGCAGTTCTTGAAGTACTTGCAAGTCGTCAGTTTGTAAAAGGCCAGAAAGTAAGACTTTTGGAAGAGGAGTTTGCAAAGTACTGCGGAGTAAAGTATGCTATCGGAGTGAACTCCGGTACTTCTGCTCTTCTTATCTCACTAATGGCAATAGGCATAAAGGGAAAAGAAGTTATTACCCCTTCCAATTCCTTTCTTGCGTCTGCAAATGCAATTGAACTTGCAGGGGGAAAAGCAGTATTTGTCGAGCCTGATCCAAAGACATTCACTATTGACGTAGAAAAAATAAGAGAAAAAATAACAGATAAAACAGCAGCGATAATGCCTGTCCACCTCTATGGCCAACCCGCGGACATGGACAAAATAAACTCGCTTGCCAAAGAATATTCATTAACGGTGATTGAGGATGCATGTCAGGCTCATGGCGCACTCTATAAGAGAAAGAAGACCGGGAGTTTGGGCGAGGTCGGCTGTTTCTCATTCTATCCAACAAAAAATATGATGTGTGCAGGTGATGGAGGGATAATAACTACTAACAATGAGGATATTGCAAAGTGTGCAATCATGCTTCGTGATGCAGGAAGGGAAGGCAATAATCCAGACAATTGTAGTATTTTTGGATTTAACATGCGCCTTGGAGAGATACAGGCAGTCGTTGCCTTAGCCCAGCTAAAAAGGCTTGATTCATGGAATGAGAAGAGAAGAACCTTTGCAAAGATTTATACGGAAGAGCTCTCCTCATTAGTTGATACGCCTTATGAGGCCGATTATGCATATCACATCTATCACCTCTACACCATTAAGACAAAGAAAAGGGACAAATTGAAGAACTTCTTAAAAGAACGCGGTATAGAAACAAGTGTAAGCTACAGTATCCCTCTCCCCTTAACGGATGCATACGCAAAAAAATACGGATATAGAAAAGGAGATTTTCAGGTCACTGAGAAGCTGTGCAGTGAGATTTTGTCTCTTCCAATGTTCCCTCAGCTTTCAGAAGAAGAGGTTAGACTTGTCTGTTCGTCAATCAAAGACTTTTTTAGGGATGAGGTATGA